Proteins co-encoded in one Opitutus terrae PB90-1 genomic window:
- a CDS encoding vWA domain-containing protein yields MNQDDHKPDLQTYIEPELEARVVAAVLGESSAFEAAELDRLIGEKPEIGIFKRRIEAVHGLVGEAVRREPAPLKLAPERRAKILQTIGATAAKAAEPGPAPAVLLELAAARRKRRLQWIRSYGLAACITLVAMVLMTMHSSNNQRLAKAREERETKTRESAVHLMQMPALVAEEPSEGDAPGMAYFSAPPAASELAISVPRHFGVVGGVTSPSPRPVGLGKGVAAFAPPRAAVRDLGSELSFATPDFLKDVGASRTTGARGARSASPASVTSADSTAPADAGKEWAAAAPELSFSDKPVVLSPFEVKGEPLGGYAASSTLAGARVRPNLRSPGAALGGKPAIPDFTKDVNRLARQKAAKTVTFDRNDGFLSSGAKTLAAAAPVAATARADASAVGVDAELSERMIAVRPATGLDAPQAEVSTAKEPVSTFSLHVSDVSFQLAQAALARGEMPDPQRIRPEEFYNAFDYGDPTPASADKIACRIEQAAHPLLQQRNLVRIAMKVPAAGRGAGQPLNLTVLLDTSGSMERTDRATSVRAALGVLASLLTPDDRVTLIGFARQPRLLAESLAGDQARQLVDLASTTPFTGGTNLEAALSLAGELARRHHNAAAQNRIVLITDGAANLGNADPAQLATRIETLRQQGIAFDACGVGTDGLDDAVLEALTRKGDGRYYVLDAPENADAGFARQLAGAFRPAAENIKVQVRFNPARVASYRLIGFEQHRLREQDFRNDQVDAAELAAEESAVALYQVEVLPQGEGELGDVFARFRDPATGAMIERSWTMLHEPRAPAFERASPSLQLAGVAALVAEKLRGGEAAGQIHLNELAGVVNRLRGHYGQNLRVQQLIAMFDQLRRRAGE; encoded by the coding sequence ATGAATCAAGACGACCACAAACCAGATTTGCAGACTTACATCGAGCCGGAGTTGGAGGCCCGCGTCGTCGCCGCGGTGCTGGGTGAGTCCTCGGCCTTCGAGGCGGCGGAGCTGGATCGGCTGATTGGCGAGAAGCCGGAGATTGGGATTTTCAAGCGGCGGATCGAAGCGGTGCACGGGCTGGTCGGGGAGGCGGTCCGGCGCGAGCCGGCACCGCTCAAGCTTGCGCCGGAACGACGGGCGAAGATTCTGCAGACGATCGGGGCCACCGCAGCGAAAGCAGCCGAGCCGGGGCCGGCCCCTGCAGTGTTGCTGGAATTGGCGGCGGCGCGACGCAAGCGGCGACTCCAGTGGATTCGCTCCTACGGACTCGCGGCGTGCATCACGCTCGTGGCGATGGTGCTCATGACGATGCACTCGTCCAACAACCAACGGCTGGCCAAGGCGCGGGAAGAACGCGAGACAAAGACGCGCGAGAGCGCGGTGCACCTCATGCAGATGCCGGCGCTGGTCGCCGAGGAGCCGAGCGAGGGCGATGCCCCCGGCATGGCGTATTTCAGCGCTCCGCCTGCGGCATCGGAGCTGGCGATCAGCGTGCCGAGGCATTTTGGAGTCGTGGGCGGCGTGACGAGTCCCTCACCTCGACCGGTCGGATTGGGCAAGGGCGTCGCGGCCTTCGCGCCGCCGCGGGCTGCGGTGCGCGATCTCGGTTCGGAACTCTCCTTCGCGACACCTGATTTCCTGAAGGACGTGGGCGCTTCGCGCACGACGGGAGCTCGCGGCGCTCGAAGCGCGAGTCCGGCAAGCGTTACTTCGGCCGACAGCACTGCCCCTGCCGACGCTGGCAAGGAGTGGGCGGCCGCGGCTCCGGAGCTGAGCTTTAGCGACAAGCCCGTGGTGCTTTCACCTTTTGAAGTCAAAGGCGAGCCGCTCGGGGGATATGCCGCGTCGTCGACACTGGCTGGTGCGCGCGTCCGTCCGAACCTCCGATCGCCCGGTGCCGCTCTCGGCGGCAAACCGGCGATCCCCGATTTCACGAAGGACGTCAACCGCCTCGCGCGGCAGAAGGCGGCGAAGACGGTCACCTTTGATCGGAACGACGGATTTCTGTCGAGCGGCGCCAAAACCCTGGCGGCCGCGGCGCCCGTCGCGGCCACGGCGCGGGCCGACGCGTCTGCGGTCGGAGTGGATGCGGAGTTGTCGGAGCGGATGATCGCGGTCCGGCCAGCGACCGGTCTGGACGCCCCCCAGGCCGAGGTGAGCACAGCGAAAGAGCCGGTGTCGACGTTCTCGCTGCACGTGAGCGATGTCTCGTTCCAACTCGCCCAGGCCGCCCTGGCTCGCGGGGAAATGCCTGATCCGCAGCGGATCCGGCCGGAGGAGTTCTACAATGCGTTCGACTACGGTGATCCCACGCCGGCGAGCGCGGACAAGATTGCCTGCCGGATCGAGCAGGCCGCGCATCCGTTGCTGCAACAGCGCAACCTCGTCCGCATCGCGATGAAGGTTCCGGCGGCGGGTCGCGGCGCGGGTCAGCCGCTGAACCTGACGGTTCTGCTCGATACATCGGGTTCGATGGAACGCACGGATCGCGCCACGTCCGTCCGGGCGGCGCTCGGGGTGCTCGCCTCGCTGCTGACGCCGGACGATCGGGTGACGCTGATCGGGTTTGCGCGGCAGCCGCGGCTGCTCGCCGAATCCTTGGCGGGCGATCAGGCGCGACAGCTGGTCGATCTGGCCAGCACGACGCCGTTCACCGGCGGCACCAACCTCGAGGCCGCGCTCAGTCTCGCAGGTGAGCTGGCGCGCCGTCACCACAACGCCGCGGCGCAGAACCGGATCGTGTTGATCACCGATGGCGCGGCGAATCTCGGCAATGCCGATCCCGCGCAGCTCGCCACGCGAATCGAAACGCTGCGGCAGCAAGGCATCGCGTTCGACGCGTGCGGCGTGGGCACCGATGGACTGGATGATGCGGTGCTCGAAGCGCTCACCCGCAAGGGCGACGGCCGCTACTATGTGCTCGATGCGCCGGAAAACGCGGACGCGGGCTTTGCCCGGCAGCTGGCCGGCGCCTTCCGGCCCGCGGCGGAGAACATCAAGGTTCAGGTGCGATTCAATCCCGCGCGGGTGGCCAGCTACCGGCTGATCGGGTTCGAACAGCACCGATTGCGCGAACAGGATTTTCGTAACGATCAGGTCGACGCCGCCGAACTCGCGGCCGAGGAGTCGGCGGTCGCGCTGTATCAGGTGGAAGTGCTCCCGCAGGGCGAGGGCGAGCTGGGCGACGTGTTTGCCCGGTTCCGCGACCCGGCCACCGGCGCGATGATCGAACGCTCTTGGACGATGCTGCATGAACCCCGCGCGCCCGCGTTCGAGCGCGCGAGCCCGTCGCTCCAGCTGGCGGGTGTGGCGGCACTGGTCGCGGAGAAGCTGCGCGGAGGCGAGGCCGCGGGGCAGATTCACCTCAACGAACTCGCCGGGGTCGTCAATCGACTGCGCGGACATTACGGCCAAAACCTCCGCGTGCAGCAGTTGATCGCGATGTTCGACCAACTCCGCCGCCGTGCGGGAGAGTGA
- a CDS encoding RNA polymerase sigma factor: MEPLAFQSAALPPATKMITNAPPAAARPHEKPTLAGLFETEESGLLRFAIGLVGRRTVAEELVQETFLRLHQVWDEVENPRGWLYRSLRNLALNHLRDHARETELDEATQVADGDLAPEILGQMEAVGMVRLLLAEFSEEDRRLIQLKYHDNLKYGDISRQTGLSVGNVGYRLHHLLKGLADALRRAGIEGSRR; the protein is encoded by the coding sequence ATGGAACCCCTGGCCTTTCAGAGTGCCGCGCTGCCGCCAGCAACGAAAATGATTACCAACGCTCCTCCGGCGGCAGCGCGGCCACACGAAAAGCCGACCCTGGCCGGATTGTTTGAAACGGAGGAAAGCGGGCTGCTCCGATTCGCGATCGGCCTGGTCGGCCGCCGGACCGTCGCCGAGGAACTCGTGCAAGAGACGTTTCTGCGGCTGCACCAAGTATGGGACGAGGTCGAGAATCCCCGCGGTTGGTTGTATCGCAGCCTGCGCAATCTCGCGCTCAACCACCTTCGTGACCATGCGCGCGAGACCGAGTTGGACGAAGCCACCCAAGTCGCGGACGGCGATCTCGCTCCTGAGATCCTGGGCCAGATGGAGGCGGTCGGAATGGTGCGGCTGCTTTTGGCTGAGTTCAGTGAGGAGGACCGGAGACTGATCCAGCTGAAATACCACGATAACCTGAAATACGGCGACATCAGCCGCCAAACGGGACTGAGCGTCGGCAATGTCGGATATCGACTGCACCACCTGCTGAAAGGCCTCGCGGACGCGTTGCGTCGTGCGGGCATAGAAGGGAGCCGGAGGTAG
- a CDS encoding non-reducing end alpha-L-arabinofuranosidase family hydrolase, which yields MQQRPPLAWFAWGFLLTLAPLLRADGLTGPFFWTSTAPLIAPVADATHPIVSMKDPTVVYHGGKWHVYATTADTSGNWSMTYLSFRTWAEASAARPYYLDQNPNLRGYHCAPQVFYFRPQQKWYLIYQSQHPTYSTADDLSKPETWTAPQSFFNGTPSTVVQGWIDYWIICDDTHAYLFFSDDYGRFYRSRTRVENFPRGFEDPVVVMQDANRFNLFEGGCVYRLKGLNQYLCLIECIGGPTGKRYFRAFTADRLDGTWTPLAQANSWDTPFAGPMNVTADDGRTLWSVDISHGELLRDSNDETMTLDPSRLYFLYQGRRELTPDPSYSQLPYQLALLQSDRATRAADSPPGAVLSVTAPQNTTAAIGGSATFSVTATGTGSLVYQWQRNGADLPGATGPSLALPNVQSANAGLYTVVVSNGVESLVSAPASLHVTLAGRVVGTAVEFRSDVHHPNGNIYDQMLLTGAAASVTADPGQIVRTSYIDTDDDIVQVEFSGAGTLSLTLDSASAPARPTKYNQAIDYVKGHAAIVVTGANETTHLSVFSVGRATAVDQSLFRDDVNYDGFADLAYVTIASANGRFGGLRAGNAGFRAAKGLTGIYAPGVQFDGPVYVHDITAFDSAAPVLQLGGASDVRITGGNLAQDNGRAVAVSGVDRLQFTAGSNSHGALLSQQPNRSRLERHGLDVTGLIATAAWDFAPQPMTPLSMDDITIYAMSQSVHNETDPQLLELRPDISFRTWMRWKRYGIDPPEYAFPYIADAHAAGIRVLGGTTATVVFREEFTAEEFEQIVTRDAEGNLVPHDNVEAGAHRASLANPAYRAYLEALCRHQIDGGVDGLFFDEVNHGYDGATYDNNEGFDDYHLADFNAYLLAKYPRGTDFAARFQMTADNLLRHDLPPGDLRRNFNYRRYLAQHGWSRTPLTSANPLAAEWGHPYDDQPEPGARTFVSTAEPYRYFGEMVRNLKTYAWEKYQRPLLVTANGILPKVDFQSVGLWNSNRFGDNGTEAEWVPVIDGHLNGRASLQSVFRRFRARSELLAPGAPVVVFLDWPTATLNRYTALPQSEREDFWRIYAAEAYANGIFFAFHLKTTTGEPTASAQGMMPFFKTYAAFYRAHADLYHHLTAWPSESQIVVAQAQIMTATWQQSEPRRLLVHLVNHDYDRGLKPRSNVTITLPLASPPRAVREASPDLSQDRALSYSHADGKLTVTLPQLTAYSVVIVDY from the coding sequence ATGCAGCAACGTCCGCCTCTCGCCTGGTTCGCGTGGGGTTTCCTGCTCACGCTCGCGCCGCTCTTGCGCGCCGATGGGCTGACGGGCCCGTTTTTCTGGACCTCGACTGCGCCGCTGATCGCGCCGGTCGCCGATGCGACGCATCCGATCGTCTCGATGAAAGATCCGACCGTGGTCTACCACGGCGGCAAATGGCACGTCTACGCCACCACGGCCGATACGAGCGGCAACTGGAGCATGACTTATCTGAGTTTCCGCACGTGGGCGGAAGCGTCGGCCGCGCGGCCGTATTATCTCGATCAAAACCCCAATCTGCGCGGCTACCATTGCGCGCCGCAGGTCTTCTATTTCCGACCGCAGCAGAAGTGGTATCTCATCTACCAGTCGCAGCACCCGACCTACTCCACCGCCGACGATCTCTCGAAACCTGAGACCTGGACCGCGCCGCAGTCGTTCTTCAACGGCACGCCATCGACCGTCGTGCAGGGCTGGATCGATTACTGGATCATCTGCGACGACACGCACGCCTACCTGTTCTTCTCGGACGACTACGGCCGGTTTTATCGTAGTCGCACGCGGGTCGAGAACTTCCCGCGCGGGTTCGAGGATCCGGTCGTCGTGATGCAGGACGCGAATCGGTTCAATCTCTTCGAGGGCGGCTGCGTTTACCGGCTGAAAGGGCTCAACCAATATCTCTGCCTCATCGAGTGCATCGGCGGGCCCACCGGCAAACGCTACTTCCGCGCGTTCACCGCCGACCGACTCGACGGCACGTGGACGCCGCTCGCGCAGGCGAATTCCTGGGACACGCCTTTCGCCGGTCCGATGAACGTCACCGCCGACGACGGCCGCACGCTCTGGAGCGTCGATATCAGCCACGGCGAACTGCTGCGCGACAGCAATGACGAGACGATGACGCTCGATCCGTCGCGTCTCTATTTTCTCTATCAAGGTCGCCGCGAGCTCACGCCGGACCCGAGCTACTCCCAACTGCCCTACCAGCTCGCGCTTCTGCAATCCGACCGAGCCACTCGCGCGGCCGACTCGCCACCCGGCGCGGTGCTCAGCGTAACCGCGCCGCAAAACACCACCGCCGCGATCGGCGGCAGCGCGACGTTCTCCGTAACGGCGACCGGCACCGGCTCGCTGGTCTATCAATGGCAACGCAACGGCGCCGATCTCCCCGGCGCGACCGGCCCGTCACTCGCGCTCCCGAACGTGCAGTCTGCCAATGCGGGGCTCTACACCGTTGTCGTTTCGAACGGTGTCGAGTCCCTCGTCAGCGCGCCTGCGTCGCTGCACGTGACGCTCGCCGGCCGGGTCGTCGGCACCGCGGTGGAGTTTCGTTCGGATGTTCACCATCCCAACGGCAACATCTATGACCAGATGCTGCTCACAGGAGCGGCCGCAAGCGTCACCGCCGATCCCGGACAGATCGTCCGCACTTCGTACATCGACACCGATGACGACATCGTGCAGGTGGAATTCTCCGGCGCGGGCACGCTGTCACTGACGCTCGACAGCGCTTCGGCGCCGGCACGTCCGACAAAATACAACCAGGCGATCGACTACGTGAAGGGCCACGCGGCTATCGTGGTCACGGGCGCCAACGAGACCACGCATCTGTCGGTGTTCAGCGTGGGCCGCGCCACGGCGGTCGACCAATCGCTGTTCCGCGACGACGTGAACTATGATGGATTCGCGGACCTCGCCTACGTCACGATCGCGAGTGCGAACGGTCGCTTCGGCGGGCTACGCGCAGGAAACGCAGGTTTCCGCGCGGCGAAGGGACTCACGGGAATCTACGCGCCGGGCGTGCAGTTCGACGGACCGGTTTACGTGCACGACATCACCGCGTTCGACTCAGCCGCCCCCGTGCTCCAACTCGGCGGCGCGAGCGACGTGCGGATCACCGGCGGCAATCTCGCGCAGGACAACGGCCGCGCGGTGGCGGTAAGCGGCGTGGACCGACTGCAGTTCACCGCTGGAAGCAATTCGCACGGCGCGCTGCTGTCGCAGCAACCCAACCGCAGCCGGCTCGAGCGCCACGGACTCGATGTCACCGGGCTGATCGCGACGGCCGCGTGGGATTTCGCCCCGCAACCGATGACGCCGCTGTCGATGGACGACATCACGATCTACGCCATGAGCCAGTCGGTTCACAACGAGACCGACCCGCAGCTGCTCGAGCTGCGGCCGGACATCAGCTTCCGGACCTGGATGCGCTGGAAGCGCTACGGCATCGACCCACCGGAATACGCCTTCCCCTACATCGCCGACGCACACGCCGCCGGCATTCGCGTGCTCGGCGGCACGACGGCGACCGTCGTGTTCCGCGAGGAGTTCACGGCGGAGGAATTCGAGCAGATTGTCACGCGCGACGCCGAGGGGAATCTCGTCCCGCACGACAACGTCGAAGCCGGTGCGCACCGCGCCAGCCTCGCGAATCCCGCCTATCGCGCCTACCTCGAGGCCCTCTGCCGGCACCAGATCGACGGCGGAGTCGACGGGCTGTTTTTCGACGAGGTCAACCACGGCTACGATGGCGCGACCTACGACAACAACGAAGGCTTCGACGACTACCATCTCGCCGACTTCAACGCTTACCTGCTCGCGAAATATCCGCGCGGCACCGACTTCGCGGCGCGGTTCCAGATGACGGCGGACAATCTCCTGCGCCACGATCTGCCACCCGGCGATCTGCGGCGAAATTTCAACTACCGCCGCTATCTCGCGCAGCACGGGTGGTCGCGCACACCGCTGACCTCTGCGAACCCGCTGGCCGCCGAGTGGGGTCATCCCTACGACGACCAGCCCGAGCCCGGCGCACGCACCTTCGTCAGTACCGCCGAGCCCTATCGATATTTCGGCGAGATGGTCCGCAACCTGAAAACCTACGCGTGGGAGAAATATCAGCGGCCGCTGCTGGTCACGGCGAATGGGATACTGCCGAAAGTGGATTTCCAGAGCGTCGGGCTCTGGAACAGCAACCGGTTTGGCGACAACGGCACCGAGGCCGAGTGGGTCCCCGTGATCGACGGCCACCTGAATGGTCGCGCCTCGCTGCAGAGTGTGTTCCGGCGGTTCCGCGCGCGCTCCGAGCTGCTCGCGCCCGGTGCGCCCGTGGTGGTGTTCCTCGACTGGCCCACGGCGACACTCAACCGCTACACCGCGCTGCCGCAGTCCGAGCGCGAGGATTTTTGGCGAATCTACGCTGCCGAAGCCTACGCGAACGGAATCTTTTTCGCCTTTCACCTTAAAACCACGACGGGTGAACCGACGGCGTCGGCGCAAGGCATGATGCCGTTTTTCAAAACCTACGCGGCGTTCTACCGCGCGCACGCCGACCTGTATCACCACCTCACGGCGTGGCCGTCGGAGTCGCAGATCGTGGTGGCGCAGGCGCAGATCATGACCGCTACCTGGCAGCAGTCGGAACCGCGCCGGCTGCTCGTGCATTTGGTGAACCACGATTACGACCGCGGGCTCAAACCGCGCAGCAACGTCACGATCACGCTGCCGCTGGCAAGCCCACCGCGCGCGGTCCGTGAAGCCTCGCCGGATCTGTCGCAGGACCGCGCGCTCAGCTACAGCCACGCCGACGGCAAGCTCACCGTCACGCTGCCGCAATTGACCGCCTACTCCGTGGTGATCGTCGACTACTGA
- a CDS encoding alpha-L-arabinofuranosidase C-terminal domain-containing protein, with protein sequence MRRIPLSLLLALLTIPAFAVEPRTLTVALDAPSKPISRELFGIFFEDLNYAADGGLYAELLQNRSFEYSATEQANWGPFSFWDLVKTGDGDGQLGLGDARPVHVNNPHYLLLTVLEPGSGVGISNQGFDRIPLVAGQAYEASFWAYQAFMGRKWRGTDEEQRKPMPVTLRLETSDGRVLAEARVEVSGRTWTRHAVTLTPTQSVPDARFVLLAHEQGALALDVVSLFPRDTFKGRPNGLRRDLAQTIADLKPRFVRFPGGCLVHGPGIRHYYDWKDSIGPIEQRRAQRNSWGYHQTLGLGYLEYFQFCEDLGAIPVPVVTAGVCCQHAGDSPNRGQEGLPLEEMPGYIQDVLDLVEWANGPATSPWGAKRAAGGHPAPFGLKYLGVGNEDAITPIFKERFQMIYDVLKERHPEIVVIGTSGPFPDGEDFDLGWAFARDLKLPMVDEHYYRPPQWFWDNLARYDSYDRRGPKVYVGEYAAHDEGRRNTLRSALAEAAYLTSLERNGDVVMLASYAPLLSRRGHTQWTPDMIYFDATNVFPSLNHTVQSLFGRFAGDAAVPTTLARSNGAKLAVSAVRDGRTGDLIVKIVNGDDTPQPLAVRLDGARKLPATAERTVFGGAPADTANTDDAPPAVVPHTDTLPLSPGFSYDAPANSLTILRIATR encoded by the coding sequence ATGAGACGCATCCCCCTCAGCCTGCTGCTGGCGCTCCTGACCATCCCGGCCTTCGCCGTCGAGCCCCGAACCCTCACGGTCGCGCTCGATGCGCCCTCCAAGCCGATCAGCCGGGAGCTGTTCGGGATCTTTTTCGAAGACCTCAACTACGCAGCCGATGGCGGGCTCTACGCCGAGCTGCTCCAGAATCGCTCGTTCGAATACAGCGCCACCGAGCAGGCGAACTGGGGCCCCTTTTCCTTCTGGGACCTGGTCAAGACCGGCGACGGTGACGGCCAGCTCGGGCTCGGCGATGCGCGGCCGGTCCACGTCAACAATCCGCACTACCTGCTCCTCACGGTGCTCGAGCCTGGCAGCGGCGTGGGGATCAGTAACCAGGGTTTCGACCGAATTCCGCTCGTGGCCGGCCAGGCTTACGAGGCCTCGTTCTGGGCCTACCAAGCCTTCATGGGACGCAAATGGCGCGGCACCGATGAGGAGCAGCGCAAGCCCATGCCCGTTACCCTCCGGCTCGAGACCAGCGATGGCCGCGTGCTCGCCGAAGCCCGGGTGGAAGTGTCCGGCCGCACGTGGACCCGGCACGCCGTCACGTTGACTCCGACTCAATCCGTGCCGGACGCCCGGTTCGTCCTGCTCGCGCATGAGCAGGGCGCACTCGCGCTCGACGTGGTCTCGCTGTTTCCGCGCGACACCTTCAAGGGTCGCCCGAACGGTCTGCGTCGCGATCTGGCGCAGACGATCGCCGACCTGAAGCCGCGCTTCGTGCGCTTTCCCGGCGGCTGCCTCGTGCACGGGCCCGGCATTCGGCACTACTACGATTGGAAGGACAGTATCGGCCCGATCGAGCAACGTCGCGCCCAGCGCAACTCCTGGGGTTATCACCAGACCCTTGGACTCGGATATTTGGAATACTTCCAGTTTTGCGAGGATCTCGGTGCGATCCCCGTACCCGTGGTGACAGCCGGCGTGTGCTGCCAGCACGCGGGCGACTCGCCCAATCGCGGCCAGGAGGGCCTCCCTCTGGAAGAAATGCCCGGCTACATCCAGGACGTGCTCGACCTCGTCGAGTGGGCCAACGGCCCCGCGACGTCGCCATGGGGCGCGAAGCGCGCCGCCGGCGGACATCCTGCCCCCTTCGGGTTGAAATACCTGGGCGTGGGCAACGAGGACGCGATCACGCCGATCTTCAAGGAGCGCTTCCAAATGATTTACGACGTGCTGAAGGAAAGGCATCCGGAGATCGTCGTGATCGGCACCTCCGGACCGTTTCCCGACGGCGAAGACTTCGATCTCGGCTGGGCCTTCGCGCGCGACCTGAAGCTCCCCATGGTGGACGAGCACTACTATCGACCACCGCAATGGTTTTGGGACAACCTCGCGCGCTACGACAGCTACGACCGCCGCGGCCCCAAAGTTTACGTCGGCGAATACGCTGCGCACGACGAGGGTCGCCGCAACACGCTGCGCTCCGCCCTCGCCGAAGCCGCTTACCTCACGAGTCTCGAGCGGAACGGCGACGTCGTGATGCTGGCTTCGTATGCGCCGCTGCTTTCGCGCCGCGGCCACACGCAATGGACACCCGACATGATCTACTTCGATGCGACGAATGTTTTCCCGAGCCTCAACCACACCGTGCAGAGCCTCTTCGGTCGCTTCGCTGGTGACGCCGCGGTGCCGACGACCCTCGCCCGTTCCAACGGAGCGAAGCTCGCCGTCTCCGCGGTGCGCGACGGTCGAACGGGTGATCTCATCGTCAAGATCGTCAACGGCGACGATACCCCGCAGCCCTTGGCGGTTCGGCTGGACGGCGCGCGAAAGTTGCCCGCGACCGCGGAGCGGACGGTCTTCGGCGGCGCGCCCGCCGACACAGCCAACACCGATGACGCTCCGCCCGCCGTCGTGCCGCACACGGACACCCTGCCGCTGTCGCCAGGATTCAGCTACGACGCGCCGGCCAACTCGCTGACGATCCTGCGAATCGCCACCAGATAG
- a CDS encoding alpha/beta hydrolase family protein, translated as MTRRILSVFGFCILGAVAWAEPGPRAVADLVGVAHREFTDPDRSNWAGTGARPVRVTLWYPSAGGGAAEQIGNEGESVTVQREGRIAASPERYPLIMLSHGSGSNAAQVFWLGHFLAQHGFLVVALDHNGTDEEELGRKAPTLTDFFGWERAKDVSVALTRLLADPEFSPRIDPARIGAAGFSLGATTALWTAGARLDLETLRRHSPPPPPMIAPAIEGLIAFSQTDHVAQASVARANNSYRDPRIQSVFALAPPMGAGFTPEGLRDVNVPVLIVVGDADLIAPADGNARHFAAHLPHARLVVVPGERGHYLRPIAAEQRRAELREVAELARTFFEEQRPRSR; from the coding sequence ATGACTCGTCGCATTCTTTCGGTTTTCGGATTCTGCATTCTGGGTGCTGTCGCTTGGGCTGAGCCTGGTCCACGGGCGGTTGCTGACCTCGTCGGCGTCGCGCACCGGGAGTTTACGGATCCGGACCGGAGCAACTGGGCGGGCACCGGTGCACGGCCGGTGCGAGTGACCCTGTGGTACCCGAGCGCGGGTGGGGGAGCAGCCGAGCAGATCGGCAACGAGGGCGAGAGCGTCACCGTGCAGCGCGAGGGTCGGATTGCGGCATCGCCCGAGCGATATCCGCTGATCATGTTGTCGCACGGCTCGGGGAGCAACGCGGCGCAGGTTTTCTGGCTCGGGCACTTTCTCGCGCAACACGGCTTCCTCGTGGTGGCGCTGGATCACAACGGCACCGACGAGGAAGAACTTGGCCGCAAGGCCCCTACGCTAACCGATTTCTTCGGTTGGGAACGAGCGAAGGATGTGTCGGTCGCGCTGACGCGGCTGCTCGCGGATCCGGAATTTTCGCCGCGGATCGACCCAGCGCGGATTGGCGCGGCGGGATTTTCGCTCGGAGCGACCACGGCACTCTGGACCGCGGGGGCGCGGCTCGACCTTGAGACACTGCGGCGCCATTCACCACCCCCGCCGCCGATGATCGCGCCGGCGATCGAAGGCCTGATCGCGTTCTCCCAAACCGATCACGTCGCGCAGGCGTCGGTCGCGCGCGCGAACAACTCATATCGCGATCCCCGAATCCAATCCGTGTTTGCGCTGGCGCCACCGATGGGGGCGGGGTTCACACCGGAGGGGCTGCGGGACGTGAACGTCCCGGTGCTGATCGTGGTGGGCGACGCGGACCTGATCGCGCCGGCGGACGGCAACGCGAGACACTTTGCCGCGCACCTGCCGCACGCGCGGCTGGTGGTTGTTCCGGGCGAGCGCGGACACTATCTGCGGCCGATCGCCGCGGAGCAGCGTCGTGCCGAGCTGCGTGAAGTCGCCGAACTGGCGCGGACGTTTTTCGAAGAGCAGCGGCCGCGTTCCCGCTGA
- a CDS encoding inositol monophosphatase family protein — protein MEPTRLLEEVAAIARGAGEIVMRHFAAPIPIKTKTSRIDIVTAADREAEAFIVRELVRRFPGDHIVGEEGGGQGAPAAAAPRHWFVDPIDGTVNFASKFPHFCTSIALATPDRQPLLGVVYDPTRNELFTATRGGGAFLNGRPLRVTATAELIDAVITSGFPYDKHTNPDNNLKQWAAFMLKIRGERRLGSAALDLCYVAAGRLDGYWEKDLKPYDVMAGLLLVREAGGTVTDYEGNPNPQHQDRGRYVASNGRLHAAMLEVLQNAG, from the coding sequence ATGGAGCCAACGCGCCTACTGGAAGAAGTCGCCGCGATCGCCCGCGGCGCGGGGGAGATTGTCATGCGGCATTTCGCCGCACCGATTCCGATCAAGACCAAAACCAGCCGGATCGACATCGTCACCGCGGCCGACCGTGAAGCCGAGGCCTTCATCGTGCGCGAACTGGTGCGCCGGTTTCCCGGCGATCACATCGTCGGCGAGGAGGGCGGTGGCCAAGGCGCGCCCGCGGCCGCGGCGCCGCGGCACTGGTTCGTCGATCCGATCGATGGCACCGTGAATTTCGCGAGCAAGTTTCCCCATTTCTGTACCAGCATCGCGCTCGCCACGCCAGACCGGCAGCCGCTGCTCGGCGTCGTTTACGACCCGACGCGCAACGAACTCTTCACCGCGACGCGCGGCGGCGGCGCGTTCCTCAACGGCCGGCCTCTCCGCGTCACGGCGACAGCCGAACTGATCGACGCGGTGATCACGAGCGGGTTCCCCTACGACAAGCACACGAATCCCGACAACAACCTGAAGCAGTGGGCCGCGTTTATGCTAAAAATCCGCGGCGAGCGCCGGCTCGGCTCCGCGGCGCTGGATCTCTGCTACGTCGCGGCCGGCCGGCTCGACGGCTATTGGGAAAAAGATCTGAAGCCCTACGACGTGATGGCGGGCCTGCTGCTCGTCCGCGAAGCGGGCGGAACGGTGACCGATTACGAAGGCAATCCGAATCCGCAGCATCAGGATCGCGGCCGCTACGTCGCCAGCAACGGCCGGCTGCACGCCGCGATGCTGGAGGTGCTGCAGAACGCAGGTTGA